A region of the Litchfieldia alkalitelluris genome:
GTAATGGTCATGGATCGTGAAAAAGCTGAAAGTTTGGGCTTAAAGCCATTAGCAAGGTTTAGATCATTCGCAGTTGCTGGTGTTCCACCAGAAGTGATGGGAATCGGACCGGTTGCAGCCATTCCAAAGGCATTAAAGATGGCTGGCCTTGAACTTTCTGATATAAATCTGTTTGAACTTAATGAAGCGTTCGCTTCACAATCATTACAAGTTATTCGTGAGCTAGGCCTAGATGAAGATAAAGTGAATGTAAATGGCGGTGCAATCGCTCTTGGTCATCCACTTGGATGTACAGGTGCAAAGCTGACACTTTCACTTTTACATGAATTACACCGACGACAGCAGCAATTCGGTGTTGTAACAATGTGTATTGGTGGCGGAATGGGTGCTGCGGGAGTATTTGAACTTATTTAACCAATAAGAGGAGGATATAAATATGTCAAAAACGACTGAAGGTTTAGTTAAAGGTGGAGCATTCTTAATCGAGGATTTACAAGCGGATCAGATTTTCACACCAGAGGATTTTAATGAAGAGCATATCATGATTGGAAAGACGACTGAAGATTTTATCAGTGGAGAAGTAAAGCCACATATTGAAGAAATTGAAAATCATAATTTCGACATTTCCGTTAAGCTTTTAAAACAGGCTGGGGATTTAGGTTTATTAGGGGTAGATGTCCCTGAGGAATATGGTGGATTGGGGCTTGATAAAATTAGTTCTGCCGTAATTACAGAAAAGTTTTCTGGTGCTGGTGGATTTTCTTTATCATATGGAGCGCATGTGGGGATTGGATCTTTACCAATCGTTTTATTTGGAAATGAAGAACAAAAACAAAAATACCTACCATACTTAGCGACCGGGGAAAAACTTGCTGCCTATGCGTTGACTGAACCTGGTTCTGGTTCAGATGCTTTAGGTGCGAAAACAACAGCGAAATTAAATGCTGAAGGAACACATTATATCTTAAATGGCGAAAAGCAGTGGATTACAAATGCCGGATTCGCTGATGTATTTGTTGTTTATGCAAAAGTGGATGGTGAGCACTTTACAGCATTTATTGTTGATAGGGCTTTCTCTGGTGTTTCAACTGGACCTGAAGAAAAGAAGATGGGAATTAAAGGTTCTTCAACACGTACGTTAATTTTGGAGGATGTTGCTGTACCTAAAGAAAATCTCCTAGGGGAGCTAGGAAAAGGTCATATTATTGCTTTCAATATTTTAAATATCGGTCGTTATAAATTAGCTGTTGGTACAATTGGTGGTTCTAAAAATATCATCGAATTGGCTGTCAAATATGCGAATCAACGTCAACAATTTAAAACGCCGATCTCTAAATTTACTCTTATCCAGGAAAAGCTAGCGAATATGGCGACAAAAACTTATGCGATGGAAAGCTCTGTATATCGTACGGTTGGTTTGTATGAAGACCGTATGGGACAATTAACTGACGAAGAGGTAAAGGATGGCAAATCGATCGCTGTAGCTATTAGTGAATATGCAATTGAATGTTCATTAAATAAAGTGTTTGGATCAGAGACCCTTGATTATTGTGCGGATGAAGGTGTACAAATTCATGGTGGATATGGATTTATGGCTGAATATGAGGTGGAAAGAGCTTACCGAGATTCACGTATTAATCGTATCTTCGAAGGAACGAATGAAATTAATCGCCTATTAGTACCTGGAACGTTCTTAAGAAAAGCATTTAAAGGTGAGCTTCCTTTATTACAAAAAGCACAGGCTCTTCAAGAGGAATTAATGATGTTAATGCCAGAAGAAGTTGGAGACGGAGTGTTAGAACAAGAGAAATATCTTGTTAAAAATGCCAAGAAAATTGGCTTGCTGATTGCTGGTTTAGCTGTACAGAAGTATGGTAAATCACTAGAAAAAGAACAGGAAATTTTAGCTAATATTGCGGACATTGTGAGTAATGTATATGCGATGGAATCAGCAGTACTAAGAACTGAGAAAGCCATTAATAGAACTGGCTTTGAGAAGAATAGTCAGAAGGTTTTATATACTCAAGTATACTGTCAAGAAGCTTTTAATGAAATTGAAGCACATGCCAAAGAAACATTAATTGCGACAGAACAAGGTGACGCACTAAGAATGATGCTTTCAGCATTACGTAAATTTACTCGCTATACACCAGTTAATGTGATTGCTAAAAAACGTGAAATCGCAGCAAGTGTAATAGAAGCAGAAAAGTTTACAGTGTAAATAAAAAAATACTTTGAAAAGGTGCTTATCTAAAAGGTAAGCACCTTTTAGTTAGACGTTTTTATAAAAGGAATGCTTCTTATAAGTTAATAAGCATTATTTATAAACAAAATTCTTATAAGTTTTAGTTTGGATATTATGAATTGGACAAGGCATATGTTAAAATAAAAAATTAGAGTGGAATGTTTTGCTAAGAATGGGGTGAGGTTATGGCTTTAACATTTTATTGGTATCCAAAATGTAGTACATGTCGCAATGCAAAAAAACTTTTAGAAGAGCATAATATCTCTTTCGAGGAAGTACACATCGTCGAACAAAATCCGTCACGTGAGGTACTAGCTGACCTTTATCAAAAAAGCGGATTTGAGTTAAAAAAATTCTTTAATACGAGTGGACAAAAGTATCGAGAACTAGGATTAAAGGATAAAATAAAAACTAGCACAGATGATGAACTATTAGATATATTAGCTTCGGATGGTATGCTTGTTAAACGACCACTTTTAACAGATGGTGAAAAAGTAACACTGGGCTTCAAAGAGGAACAGTATAAGGACACATGGCTTTAATAAAATTAAAAGATCGAACATCTTTTAATCATATAATTTACATAATCATGGAGGGAACATTAAAATGAATACACCAAAGGAATTACGTTATTCAGAAGAACATGAGTGGGTAAAGGTTGAAGGAGATCGTATCCGTATTGGGATTACAGATTTTGCTCAATCTGAACTAGGTGATATCGTGTTTGTTGAACTACCAGAAGTTGGAGATACAATTGAAGCTAATGAGCCTTTCGGAAGCGTAGAATCAGTAAAAACTGTTTCAGAGCTTTATGCCCCAATAAGCGGAAAAATTGTTGAAATCAATGAAGAGTTAGATGATAGCCCAGAGTTTGTTAATGAATCACCATATGAAAAAGCTTGGATGATTGTAATCGAACCATCCGAACCAAGCCAAGTAGAAGGCTTAATGACTGCAGAACAATATGAAGAAATGGTGAATCAAGACTAAGTTACTAATAAAAAAGGCTGTCCAAGAGTGTGTCGCACTTTTTGGGCAGCTTTTTAATTATAGTATTTTCTCAACTAGTCGATAAAAAGAGATTCTGATTTCCGCATCTGAGATAGTAAAGAGTTCACTTTTATCGGTTATGGCATCAGGTTAGGCACTTTGATCTACTAAATAGAGGGGAAAATTCCCCTTAATTTATTAATAACACCGAAAATAGCTTAAATAGACGGAGAAATTTCTTTTATTTGACTCTAAAAGCTTGGAAATAGATAGTTTTGGTTTGTATAGAGGGAAAAATTTCCCTTATTTCCCCCAAAACGAGCTCTAATCTTCAATTAACGGAAAAATCTCCGCTTATTTACTTTTGATCGTTAGTTGACAAAGGATAAGACATGAAAGGGAATTCAGTATAGCTACAAAATACAATAGATACTCAAATTGATGCTATGTGGAGACGCACGCTTCCTCCGATATTAGTAATTAATGTCATACCTTATATAGTTGTAGTTTGACGTAGGCACCGTTTTAAGAAGCTTCCCATTTTCGTCTATATAAAGCTCATACTCACGATATTCCTCCACAATATACCCGTCCTTAAGCTGTGTATCGACAAGTCTGTCTTCAAAAACCGGAATAATGTTCTCAAGCGCTTGGTCAGCTCCTTCATTAGCACCAGTTTCCTCCACTTCACCATTTGCTGAATAACTAGTAAGGAAACCAGATAAGGAGTCATTTTCTTCTACATGTGCATTCTCTAAATATGAGGTCACTCCAAATAAGAATAATAAAAACAGGA
Encoded here:
- a CDS encoding acyl-CoA dehydrogenase family protein, whose translation is MSKTTEGLVKGGAFLIEDLQADQIFTPEDFNEEHIMIGKTTEDFISGEVKPHIEEIENHNFDISVKLLKQAGDLGLLGVDVPEEYGGLGLDKISSAVITEKFSGAGGFSLSYGAHVGIGSLPIVLFGNEEQKQKYLPYLATGEKLAAYALTEPGSGSDALGAKTTAKLNAEGTHYILNGEKQWITNAGFADVFVVYAKVDGEHFTAFIVDRAFSGVSTGPEEKKMGIKGSSTRTLILEDVAVPKENLLGELGKGHIIAFNILNIGRYKLAVGTIGGSKNIIELAVKYANQRQQFKTPISKFTLIQEKLANMATKTYAMESSVYRTVGLYEDRMGQLTDEEVKDGKSIAVAISEYAIECSLNKVFGSETLDYCADEGVQIHGGYGFMAEYEVERAYRDSRINRIFEGTNEINRLLVPGTFLRKAFKGELPLLQKAQALQEELMMLMPEEVGDGVLEQEKYLVKNAKKIGLLIAGLAVQKYGKSLEKEQEILANIADIVSNVYAMESAVLRTEKAINRTGFEKNSQKVLYTQVYCQEAFNEIEAHAKETLIATEQGDALRMMLSALRKFTRYTPVNVIAKKREIAASVIEAEKFTV
- a CDS encoding arsenate reductase family protein; translation: MALTFYWYPKCSTCRNAKKLLEEHNISFEEVHIVEQNPSREVLADLYQKSGFELKKFFNTSGQKYRELGLKDKIKTSTDDELLDILASDGMLVKRPLLTDGEKVTLGFKEEQYKDTWL
- the gcvH gene encoding glycine cleavage system protein GcvH — protein: MNTPKELRYSEEHEWVKVEGDRIRIGITDFAQSELGDIVFVELPEVGDTIEANEPFGSVESVKTVSELYAPISGKIVEINEELDDSPEFVNESPYEKAWMIVIEPSEPSQVEGLMTAEQYEEMVNQD